The genomic region TGAGAGGGTAAGTTCATAATGTCAATTGAAATAATAAATAGAAAGACTGCAACTCACCCTAAAGAAAGTGAAGTCGTTATCTCCGTCGATCGCCTCTCTAAGAGCTGATTTATAAAGTAAAAATCAAGCAGCTAGTCGTCTCAGCATCAGCCGTACCATAGCAGCGTAGACCATAGATTCACTTATTTCCGGTAGGAGTTCATAATCCTTACTTAGTCGTCGATAGCGTCCTAGCCAGCCAAAAGTTCGTTCAACTACCCATCTTCTGGGCAAAACTTCAAACCCATCTGTAATCCGCTTAACTATTTCTACTTCTGCACCGCAGACTACCATTACAGCTTGTGCAAAATTCTCTCCACTGTAGCCACTATCTGCCCAAATTAGCTCTAAAGACTTAGAGTTATAGCACTCTTCTAGCAATGCCACTATTGCTCTAATCGTTCTGAAGCATTAGCTTCGGTGATTACTACACCCATTAGTAGTCCTTGAGGATCTACTACGACATGGCGTTTGCGACCTTTAACTAGCTTGCCGCCATCAAAGCCGGATACTTCCCCTTTTTTTCCGTCGTTTTTACGGACTGGCTATCCACAATTGCAGCAGTAGCTTGATGAGATTTGCCCAGCTTCATCCGTACTTGTTCACGTAAGGCAAGATTTATCTGCTGCCAAATTCCTCGTTTTTGCCAACGCCGAAAGTAATAATAAACCGTTGAATAGGGTGGGAAGTCATGTGGTAGCATCTCCCAAGCACAGCCAGTTTTCAGCAAATAAAAGATGGCATTTACTACCTCACGCATATCCACAGTACGTGGATGTCCTCCTGGTCTTACAGGTGGAATTAATGGTTCAATGATTTGCCATTCTCGATCGGTTAAATCACTTTTGTAAGCTTTTCTACTCATGAGGCAATGCTTTGGGCTACTGTCTTGTCATAAAAGCCTCTTGCCTCCATTCTCGCTGCTTTCAACTTTTCTTTATAAATGACCTCTAAGCGGTAAACCAGTAAATTTCTGTGTGGGTTGTCAGGCGCATCAGAGGGTTGATAATGTCACCCTTCACTTGAAAATTAAAACAATAGGTGGTGAAGGTGGAATGGGTACAGTTTTATTTCTGAGCGGCGAACACGATGAAACATTTTTGAAATTTTTCCAGGCAAACACGAGCTTCAAGTTGAACTGCCTTATCTAGGGTTAGGACCTGGTACATACACTATGAGTATCAAATTAAAGCAGAGTTCTATTTATACATTTGATGTGGTTGAGTCATTCAGGTTTTCAGTCAAGTCAAATGGAAAAATGAGTGAATGTTGTTTTTATCAACCACGTTTATGGAAACTTGCGAGTCTAGAAAAAGCCTAACCCACTCTTGGGCTATGCAATCAAATAAGTAGTAGGGCATAATTAAACGTAAGATAGAGAAAAGCCAAAAACTTGCTGATTTTGACCACTCATGCCTGCTCCTTTACGTATCGTTTTGACAGAGTCAGAAGACCGGACGTTGAGTGAACTTCGGGTTGCCAAAACCGTTGCTCAACGTACCCGAGATCGAGCACAAATGCTTCGACTCAATGCTCAAGGATGGGTAGTGCCAGCGATTGCCGAAATTTTTGAGTGCCAAGAGCAGACAGTGCGCGAAACCATCCGCCGTTGGCAGCAGCAAGGGTTAGGTGGATTATGGGATGCTAGTGGACGAGGAGCTAAAGCCAAATGGCAAGAAGCAGACATGGCCTACCTAGAACAATGCCTAGAGCAAGAAGCCAGAACCTATAATAGTCAACAGCTAGCCCAGAAGCTAGAGCAAGAACGACAGGTAAACCTAAGTGCTGACCGGATTCGCCGCATTCTAAAAAAAAGGGCTTTAGTTGGAAGCGGACTCGACACTCGCAACGGGGCAGACAAGATCCTGAGTACAAAGCACTCAAGCAAGCCGACTTAGACACACTCCAACTAGCTGCCTGTGAAGGGTACATTGACCTGAAGTATCTTGACGAATCGGGATGTTGTCTGGAAAGTCCAGTCAGTTATAGTTACTCTCGCATTGGAGAGCAGAAACACCGAAGAGCAGGTCAAATCCTATGGAGACCGCATTAGTATTCTAGGGATATGGCAACCAGAGCAGTCGTTTGACTATGCTCTGGTACAAGGCAGTTTCCACAAGGAACGCTATGTTAAAGTGATGAACGCTCCTTGCCCAAAAGAGTGAGCAGACATTGCTACAAACCGGACGGCTCACAGTCGTGGTGCAAGATAATGGTTCGGCTCATACCAGTCATCTTGCCCGTGAGCACTGGCAGCAGTGGCAGTCGAAAGGGCTATATCTCTTTTTTCTCCCCAATACAGTTCACATATGAATCTGATTGAAGCGCAGTGGCATCAACTCAAAACCCATGAAATAGCCGGAAGGATTTTTGATAACGAGTATGATTTTTAGAATGCCATGATTGAGGGCATGGAGAATCGAAGTCAACAAGGGGATGGACACTGGAACGTTTTATGTTTAAATCTGCCTAGCTACTTATGTATTCTTCTTATTAGCACCGTTTTTAGCTATAAGCTTAACAATTGCTGTTGGTTTGCTCTACTAACTCTACATAACGTACTTAAGATATTAATTAAATCTGTTACTCATAATGGATAGAAAATTTAGAATAGCACGAGTTTGGTCGAATCGAGAGCTTAGGAAGTTAGCCCCCTTTTTAAAGGGGATGTAGTTAATATTTCTGCATGGGATGACCGAGATAAAGAAGGAGGTTACTACCAAGATTATTTCACTCAAAAAGATCGCTATTACTTCACTAATTATTCTGGGGAGAGGGTGGCAAGGCAAGGCAAGGAAAATGAATATTTCCTCGACCTAACACAAGAACTTCCTCCGAACTACAACAAAGATTTGATGTCGTGTTTAATCACACCACATTGGAACATGTCTTCGATGTAAGAAAAGCTTTTCAAAATCTTTGTCTTGTATCGAAAGATATCGTTATCGTTGTAGTTCCCTTTTGTCAGAAACAGCACGGAAAAGATATGTATTGTGACTTCTGGCGTTTCACGCCGATTTGTCTCAGATATTTATTTAAAGAAAATGATTTTGAAGTTATATACGAAGCACAAAGTCGACATGAAAACGCTGCGATTTATCTCTTGTTTGTTGGTTCTCGTTATTCCGAAAAATGGAGGCATATTATGCCAGATTATAAAGAAATTAAAGAATGCGGTAATTGGATTGGTCATCCTTTATATCTATTAAACTTCCAATTAATAAAAAATATTTTAAGTTTTTTGAAAAATTTCCGTTTTGCCTTCTAGGAACTTTAATTATCATTACAACGCTTTAACGTAACTAATAAAGTCCTCTAACACCATCTATTACAAGCAATTTACTTGTCTGGAATTGCTTCGCAATTCTGGAGAAAACTGCATGAAATAGATTATTGGAAGTATATGACACATGAGCAACCTTTCTTCTCAATTATTATCCCTACGTACAATCGCCCAGAACGACTAGCAAATTGTCTTCAATCGATCGCTCAGCTAAACTATCCCCTCGATCGCTTTGAAGTCATAGTGGTAGATGATGGTAGCGAGATGCCAATCGAGCCAGTTGTTGCATCCTTTGGCGAACAACTCAATCTCACTGCGATCGCGCAACAAAATTCTGGTCCGGCAAACGCACGCAACACTGGTGCGACTCGCGCCAGGGGTCAGTTTCTAGTGTTCACTGATGACGATTGTATGCCTGCTCCTGAATGGTTGAAAACCCTAGAGGTTCGTTTCAAAGCAGCACCACATTGTCTCGTCGGTGGTCGGACGCTCAACGCCCTGCCCGATAATCTCTACTCAACAGCTAGCCAAGTACTAATTGATTTCCTCTATGAGTACTACAATGCCGATCGCGATCGGTCAAACTTCTTTGCCTCTAACAACTTAGCTTTACCCGCAGAACGTTTCCACGCCCTGGGCGGCTTTGACACCACTTTTCCCCTAGCTGCGGGAGAAGATAGAGAGTTTTGCGATCGCTGGTTACAGCACGGTTACCAAATGATTTATGCACCAGAAGCCCAAGTTTATCACGCTCATAAACTCACGTTATACGCATTCTGGCGACAACACTACAACTATGGGCGCGGTGCTTTTTGTTTTCACCAAGTACGCGCTCGCCGCAACATGGAACGCATCAAAGTAGAGCCTTTCTCGTTCTATTTCAACTTGTTAAAGTATCCTTTCTCGCAGGGAGCAAGTCAGCCAGCACTAGCGATCGCAACTCTATTTATGTTATCTCAAATCGCCAATGTATCAGGCTTTTTTTGGGAAACAACAAGTTATTCAAGATGAGCTATTCGTCTTTTTAGCTCTGCGCTTCATGACATTATTCTATGACATCACTGTCATGAAATAGGTTCTTCCAACTACTGAAAAATCTATTTAGAGCGAGCAATTCTTCCCATTCTTAGCGACCAAAACCTGCTTGCTTAAGCTAACACCTAAGCAAGCAATCTGTGTTGCTTGACAACTAGCACTCGCTTTCACTGCATCGAATAACAAATCAGGCGAGCGAGCCAATTAAGCCTGAATTGATTCCATTTAGAGGTATAAAATGAAATTCTCTCAAAAGCTACAACATCTAGCTCAAAAGCACTCACCATTGCAAGCGCATAAATTCTCCAGAATATTTACTTCTTTACTCGTTACTTCTACTCTGTTCTACACTCTACCAGCGCGATCGCAAACTAGTTATTTAGGGATCAACAACGGTACTGGCTACAACACCGATCCCACATTTACCGACCGCTCGATTCAGCAAACCAAGGACTTAGGTATACAATTAGTCCGTATGGGTATGGATGGAGTTTATGGCAATCGAGAGGGTGCTGGCTTCATTTGGTCGGCTAGAGATATTGTCGTTAACAAATATATCCAAGCTGGACTGAGAATCCACGCACCAATCGCTCCTCGCTATCACGTCTACCGAGATAGTAACTACGAGCAATGGAAGGCAAATTTTCGCTACTTTGCACGTAACGTAATGGAACGTTATAAAGGCAAGATTTTCTACTACATCATCGACAATGAACCTGACCTAGACTTTGGCAATGGTACGATGACGGCACAACAATGCGTAGACATGACTCGCATTGCCTACGAAACAGCAAAATCAATTGACCCTAATATCAAAATTGAATCTCCCCCTCCTACAAGTCCGGGAAGCTACATCTTAAAAGAGATGATCGATTTAGGAATCGATAAGGTCAGCGATTTTATTGGCATTCATGCTTATGGGGGGCAGATTCGAGAAGGTGAATTTGGCAATCCTTGGCGATTGCTAGCAGCTCGTAATATTAGAAAGCCAGTTGTAGTAAGCGAATCCGGTACAATTTCCAGTTGGTATCAAGGTTCTAGTACTGAAAGAGAAAACTCTCGCAAAAGATGGTTTGTCATCTTCGGGCAGCAGCTTAAAAGATACGGCTACAACCATGCATTGTTTTTCGATCTGGATAATAATGGCGAATGGGCAATTTCACCGAACTTTAACCCAACAGCAACGTACTATCAAATTAAAGATCTGCGGTTGAACAAGATGTTTTCTAACCCAGGTTTTGAATTAGCTAACAACGCAGACAACGAATGGGTACATTTCGATAACGATGATATTCGGCTGGGAGCTTCACCAAATGTTGCTTTTATCTGCGGCGATCCTAATGGAGCGCGCGGGGGCAATTGCTATGCCAGACTTGATAGTGGTAGAGCATTCCCAGGTAAGCAGATTTTTATCCGCCGAGTTCTTGGCGATGTGCCAAAAAATCGAAATATAAAAATCGGTGCATGGGTGTATGTTAACGGCGGAGCAACAGCAACGCTCAAAGCTTTAGGTTATGACTATCTTGATGGTGATGCTGAGATATCAAAAACTGCAAGCCAGAAAAACGTTTGGCAGTATTTAGAAATCACCGTGCCGATTTCAAGATACTGGGCGGTTGTCGAACTAGGTACTTCGGGAACGGGAAATTCAGGAGACTATGTAAAATGGGATGATGTAAGCGTTGTAACACCTTAAACAGTCATTTAACGATATACTAAAACTTCCTATAGATTTCTCCAAGTAAGTTGAAGAAGACTCAAGTAAAATATTGCTCGATCTACACGCCGATCGCAAACAATAACCTTGCAATCTATTGAATTCTATTTCTAGAAGTCATAAAATTTGAGAGTTTTAGAGACTGGTGCTTAGAAACCATTTCTACATCTAGCGGTTCTTGCTTTTTATCCGACGATAAAAAGCAAGAATTAAGTAGTAGGGCATAATTAAACGTAAGATAGAAAAGCCAAAAACTTGCTGATTTTGACCACTCATGCCTGCTCCTTTACGTATCGTTTTGACAGAGTCAGAAGACCGGACGTTGAGTGAACTTCGGGTTGTTGCCAAAACCGTTGCTCAACGTACCCGAGATCGAGCACAAATGCTTCGACTCAATGCTCAAGGATGGGTAGTGCCAGCGATTGCCGAAATTTTTGAGTGCCAAGAGCAGACAGTGCGCGAAACCATCCGCCGTTGGCAGCAAGGGTTAGGTGGATTATGGGATTAGTGGACGAGGAGCTAAAGCCAAATGGCAAGAAGCAGACATGGCCTACCTAGAACAATGCCTAGAGCAAGAAGCCAGAACCTATAATAGTCAACAGCTAGCCCAGAAGCTAGAGCAAGAACGACAGGTAAACCTAAGTGCTGACCGGATTCGCCGCATTCTAAAAAAAAAGGGCTTTAGTTGGAAGCGGACTCGACACTCGCAACAGGGCAGACAAGATCCTGAGTACAAAGCACTCAAGCAAGCCGACTTAGACACACTCCAACTAGCTGCCTGTGAAGGGTACATTGACCTGAAGTATCTTGACGAATCGGGATGTTGTCTGGAAAGTCCAGTCAGTTATAGTTACTCTCGCATTGGAGAGCAGAAACACCGAAGAGCAGGTCAAATCCTATGGAGACCGCATTAGTATTCTAGGGATATGGCAACCAGAGCAGTCGTTTGACTATGCTCTGGTACAAGGCAGTTTCCACAAGGAACGCTATGTTAAAGTGATGAACGCTCCTTGCCCAAAAAGTGAGCAGAGACATTGCTACAAACCGGACGGCTCACAGTCGTGGTGCAAGATAATGGTTCGGCTCATACCAGTCATCTTGCCCGTGA from Chroococcidiopsis sp. SAG 2025 harbors:
- a CDS encoding helix-turn-helix domain-containing protein: MPAPLRIVLTESEDRTLSELRVAKTVAQRTRDRAQMLRLNAQGWVVPAIAEIFECQEQTVRETIRRWQQQGLGGLWDASGRGAKAKWQEADMAYLEQCLEQEARTYNSQQLAQKLEQERQVNLSADRIRRILKKRALVGSGLDTRNGADKILSTKHSSKPT
- a CDS encoding glycosyltransferase, which translates into the protein MTHEQPFFSIIIPTYNRPERLANCLQSIAQLNYPLDRFEVIVVDDGSEMPIEPVVASFGEQLNLTAIAQQNSGPANARNTGATRARGQFLVFTDDDCMPAPEWLKTLEVRFKAAPHCLVGGRTLNALPDNLYSTASQVLIDFLYEYYNADRDRSNFFASNNLALPAERFHALGGFDTTFPLAAGEDREFCDRWLQHGYQMIYAPEAQVYHAHKLTLYAFWRQHYNYGRGAFCFHQVRARRNMERIKVEPFSFYFNLLKYPFSQGASQPALAIATLFMLSQIANVSGFFWETTSYSR